A genome region from Acinetobacter lwoffii includes the following:
- a CDS encoding IS5 family transposase (programmed frameshift), translating into MARTLLTDDIWQQIQDTMRLHGCYRSKNSRNIMEAILWKLRTGATWRDIPQEFCPWQTAYNRFNRWASKGLWNKFFLDLRGVLDQEWVFIDGSYIRVHQHASGARNGFERAIGQSRGGRTTKIHLATDANGLPIDFKITGGGVHDSQVAKQLIDTVGEATYLIADKGYDAEHIRIYAQNKDMIPIIPMRSNSKRSNKEFDKYLYKLRHLVENVFARLKHFRAIATRFDKLARNYQSMIYIACIFIWCKAK; encoded by the exons ATGGCACGTACTCTTCTTACCGATGATATCTGGCAGCAAATTCAAGATACTATGCGATTACATGGTTGCTACCGTTCAAAGAATAGTAGAAATATCATGGAAGCGATCTTATGGAAACTGCGTACAGGCGCCACATGGCGTGATATTCCTCAAGAATTTTGTCCTTGGCAAACTGCTTATAATCGTTTTAATCGTTGGGCAAGCAAGGGATTGTGGAATAAATTTTTTTTAGATT TACGAGGCGTCTTGGATCAAGAATGGGTATTCATTGACGGAAGCTACATACGCGTGCATCAACATGCAAGTGGAGCTCGGAATGGTTTCGAAAGAGCAATTGGACAATCACGTGGTGGACGAACAACAAAAATACATCTTGCAACCGACGCGAATGGATTACCGATTGATTTTAAAATCACTGGGGGTGGCGTCCACGACAGTCAAGTTGCAAAACAACTGATTGATACTGTAGGCGAGGCAACTTATCTCATTGCTGATAAGGGGTATGATGCTGAGCACATTAGAATATATGCCCAGAACAAGGATATGATTCCCATCATTCCAATGAGATCAAATAGTAAAAGATCGAATAAGGAGTTTGATAAATATCTATATAAATTAAGACATTTAGTTGAAAATGTGTTTGCGAGATTGAAGCATTTCCGAGCGATTGCAACCCGATTTGATAAGCTTGCACGAAATTACCAGTCTATGATTTACATTGCTTGCATATTTATTTGGTGTAAAGCCAAATGA
- a CDS encoding acyltransferase family protein — translation MQIFLHHASKNKLINPTLKKYFEQVDMMTPPNSNIGFRLDINGLRAYAVLMVLFFHFKVPGFSAGFLGVDIFFVISGFLMTAILCSSLEKNSFKLFDFYMARIRRIFPALMILIIILLVLGWFWLPLPDYMFLGTQSSSALSFNSNLYYWRTSNYFDGTAHEKWLLHTWTLGIEFQFYLLLPIYLLLLTKIKSERRTLLYGLCFAFLGSLLLSIAISHSKPVASFYLLPVRGWEFVSGGLVYLAAKEFPQLQRFAKMYFVVGGFLLVLAMLVIHKGLVWPSAWAALPVLGTALVILSQQKDSMLTTHPVAQWLGDRSYSIYLWHWPVVVSLYFGSVQDDLNWILFGLVLSLILGHLSYLLVEIPSRQFLTKFRLSRQAIVIFGFGLLASLSAIAISAKLLPFEEIRLPKIVEIAAAETWDIDPRREECNASHDKIGSPSCVYGKEKILAILMGDSHASAVASSLGTAASHFNSGVISWFMDSCPTLDGIRYIDHKEYSADSCDLLNQWANDELKKYPNIPLVLVSRTSEYVKGVNEPDQSERSKLAPVYFSKKYLYNDDKQFIKEFSQVLVDTACRLAKDRPVYLMRPIPEFGIDIPKTISHKLVIHGAVEDMKLSLSEYHKRHKIVWDAQDEAAQRCGVKILNPLPYLCDTEYCYGSKNARPLYYDDDHLSEYGNKFLVPMFEQVFKH, via the coding sequence ATGCAAATTTTTCTTCATCATGCATCAAAAAATAAACTTATAAACCCAACATTAAAAAAATATTTTGAGCAGGTTGACATGATGACACCGCCAAATTCAAATATTGGTTTTCGATTAGATATCAATGGACTGCGTGCCTATGCGGTATTAATGGTATTGTTTTTTCACTTCAAAGTTCCAGGGTTTAGTGCAGGCTTTTTGGGTGTAGATATATTTTTTGTCATTTCAGGATTCCTGATGACAGCAATCCTTTGCAGCAGTCTTGAAAAAAACAGCTTCAAATTATTTGATTTTTATATGGCACGGATAAGACGGATTTTTCCTGCCCTGATGATACTTATTATTATTTTGCTGGTTTTAGGGTGGTTTTGGTTACCCTTACCTGACTATATGTTTTTGGGTACGCAATCGAGTAGTGCTCTGTCTTTTAACTCTAATCTTTATTACTGGCGTACTTCTAATTACTTTGATGGCACTGCTCATGAAAAGTGGTTATTACATACATGGACATTGGGTATTGAGTTTCAATTTTATCTATTATTACCTATTTACTTGTTACTACTGACAAAAATTAAATCGGAACGCCGTACCTTATTATACGGATTATGTTTTGCATTTCTGGGATCTCTCCTTTTAAGCATCGCGATATCTCATTCAAAACCCGTAGCTTCCTTTTATTTACTGCCTGTTCGAGGCTGGGAGTTCGTTTCTGGTGGATTGGTTTATTTAGCTGCGAAAGAATTTCCACAATTACAAAGATTTGCCAAGATGTACTTTGTAGTGGGAGGTTTTTTATTGGTATTGGCCATGTTGGTCATTCATAAGGGGTTGGTTTGGCCTTCTGCTTGGGCGGCGTTACCAGTACTAGGTACAGCACTGGTTATATTGTCACAACAGAAAGACTCCATGTTAACCACACACCCTGTTGCACAATGGTTGGGAGATCGTTCATATTCGATTTACTTGTGGCATTGGCCGGTTGTGGTCAGCTTGTATTTTGGTAGTGTGCAAGATGATCTGAACTGGATACTATTTGGTTTGGTGCTTAGTCTGATACTGGGGCATCTTTCCTATTTATTGGTTGAAATACCCTCACGCCAATTTTTAACGAAATTCCGTCTTTCCAGACAAGCTATAGTCATCTTTGGTTTTGGTTTGCTTGCGAGTTTATCTGCAATCGCGATCAGTGCCAAACTACTTCCCTTTGAAGAAATTCGATTACCTAAAATTGTAGAGATTGCTGCTGCAGAAACATGGGATATAGATCCTAGACGTGAAGAGTGTAATGCCTCTCATGACAAAATAGGGTCGCCAAGTTGTGTGTATGGAAAAGAAAAAATTTTAGCAATTTTAATGGGCGATAGCCATGCATCAGCAGTAGCAAGTTCTTTGGGCACAGCAGCCTCTCACTTTAACTCAGGTGTGATTTCCTGGTTTATGGATAGCTGTCCTACACTGGATGGTATTCGATATATAGATCATAAAGAGTACAGTGCAGATTCATGTGATCTTTTAAATCAATGGGCAAATGACGAATTAAAAAAATATCCTAACATTCCGCTAGTTTTGGTCAGTCGTACTTCAGAATATGTCAAAGGTGTGAATGAGCCTGACCAATCGGAACGGTCTAAACTAGCACCAGTCTACTTCAGTAAAAAATATCTTTATAATGATGATAAGCAGTTTATAAAGGAATTTTCCCAAGTTTTAGTTGATACAGCATGTCGTTTGGCAAAAGACCGACCGGTTTATTTAATGCGACCAATACCAGAGTTCGGAATAGATATTCCCAAGACCATTTCGCATAAGCTGGTTATTCATGGTGCTGTGGAAGATATGAAGCTATCACTTTCTGAATATCATAAACGGCATAAAATTGTCTGGGATGCTCAGGATGAAGCAGCTCAGCGCTGTGGAGTAAAAATCTTGAATCCTCTGCCTTATTTATGTGATACAGAATATTGCTATGGTTCAAAAAATGCTCGTCCTTTGTATTATGATGATGACCATTTGAGTGAATATGGCAATAAATTTTTAGTCCCCATGTTTGAACAAGTATTTAAACATTAA
- a CDS encoding NUDIX hydrolase — protein MTAWTAHVTVATVVEKDGKFLFVEEHTEGVTHTVFNQPAGHIECGETIIEAAIRETMEETGHTVSIESLLGIYTYTPPMFQDRTYFRFCFLAKSIDYDPNAALDADIIGAVWMTLDELLESARARSPLVIKAVQDALSGQKYPLSLIYEHQNSPLISNLDA, from the coding sequence ATGACTGCTTGGACTGCTCATGTCACTGTCGCAACTGTCGTTGAAAAAGACGGAAAATTCCTGTTTGTAGAAGAACATACAGAAGGTGTGACACACACGGTATTTAATCAGCCTGCGGGTCATATCGAATGTGGCGAAACTATTATTGAAGCTGCCATTCGCGAAACCATGGAAGAAACCGGACATACAGTGAGTATTGAATCACTGCTAGGTATTTATACCTATACCCCACCGATGTTCCAGGATCGTACTTATTTTCGTTTCTGCTTTTTAGCCAAATCCATTGACTACGACCCAAATGCCGCTTTAGATGCTGACATTATCGGTGCAGTCTGGATGACGCTAGATGAATTGCTTGAATCTGCTCGTGCGCGTAGCCCACTGGTGATTAAAGCCGTACAAGATGCGCTTTCAGGTCAAAAGTACCCTCTATCGCTCATTTACGAGCACCAAAATTCTCCCTTAATTTCAAATTTGGATGCCTAA
- the mnmA gene encoding tRNA 2-thiouridine(34) synthase MnmA — translation MQQRVIVGMSGGVDSSVSAALLLQQGYQVEGLFMKNWEEDDGTEYCTAMDDLADAQAVCDKIGIKLHTANFAMEYWDRVFEHFLAEYAAGRTPNPDILCNKEIKFRAFLDHAINLGADFIATGHYCRRGETMTNSRGEEYAPLLRGVDNNKDQTYFLHAVHGREINKTLFPVGEIEKPQVRKIAEELDLVTAKKKDSTGICFIGERRFNDFLKQYLPAQPGKIVLEDGKEVGDHHGLMYYTLGQRGGIGIGGMKGVAEGAWFVLHKDIEGNRLVVGQGHEHPLMQSTILWSEAIDWVAGEQDIPETGFRCTAKTRYRQTDQACTVYQDSESPNGVRVEFDEPQRAVTPGQSVVFYSGEVCLGGGVIHHTNAPKPDFIKG, via the coding sequence ATGCAACAACGTGTCATCGTCGGTATGTCAGGTGGTGTAGATTCATCTGTTTCTGCTGCCCTTTTACTTCAACAAGGTTATCAGGTTGAAGGTCTTTTCATGAAAAACTGGGAAGAAGATGACGGCACAGAATATTGCACGGCGATGGATGACCTTGCCGATGCTCAGGCCGTTTGCGACAAAATCGGGATTAAGCTGCATACTGCGAACTTTGCCATGGAATATTGGGATCGCGTATTCGAGCATTTCCTGGCGGAATATGCGGCTGGCCGTACGCCAAACCCAGACATTTTATGTAATAAAGAAATTAAATTCCGTGCCTTCTTAGATCACGCGATTAACCTAGGTGCAGACTTTATTGCAACAGGTCATTATTGCCGTCGTGGTGAAACCATGACCAATTCACGTGGTGAAGAATATGCACCGCTACTGCGTGGTGTAGACAATAACAAAGACCAGACCTATTTCCTGCATGCGGTTCATGGTCGTGAAATTAACAAGACCCTGTTCCCTGTTGGTGAAATTGAAAAGCCACAAGTCCGTAAAATTGCAGAAGAATTAGATCTGGTCACGGCCAAGAAAAAAGACTCGACTGGCATCTGTTTCATTGGTGAACGTCGATTTAATGACTTCTTGAAGCAATATTTACCTGCTCAACCCGGAAAAATCGTACTGGAAGACGGTAAAGAGGTTGGTGATCATCACGGCTTAATGTACTATACGCTCGGTCAACGCGGTGGTATTGGTATTGGCGGTATGAAAGGCGTCGCTGAAGGCGCCTGGTTCGTATTGCATAAAGATATCGAAGGCAATCGTCTGGTGGTCGGCCAAGGCCATGAACACCCACTGATGCAAAGCACCATACTTTGGAGTGAGGCGATTGACTGGGTGGCAGGTGAGCAAGATATTCCTGAAACAGGTTTCCGCTGTACAGCCAAAACCCGTTACCGTCAGACTGATCAAGCGTGTACGGTATACCAGGATTCAGAATCACCGAATGGTGTTCGTGTTGAGTTTGATGAACCTCAACGTGCAGTGACCCCAGGTCAAAGCGTGGTGTTCTATTCAGGTGAAGTTTGTTTAGGAGGTGGTGTGATTCATCATACCAATGCACCTAAACCTGATTTTATAAAAGGATGA
- the hflD gene encoding high frequency lysogenization protein HflD, with product MTELPFQPATTLNTRQNRALALAGVFQATQLTHMTALTGQQSIGESGNFYFEQLIRASLNIRPGSNQNAQTLDFFNQLADISLGLKTLESSIIQPFNTSPKSRIPKLSSTKLPMSYAMALLQLEKKVYSNPKFVEIIEQSQQKILRQLSFFDNNYLHPSIIANLAQTYVDTAGQINPRIMVRGNAEAFKDAGHTNRIRASLFTGLQMAHLWRQLGGSSWGMVFGKRKLLQDIQNLARLQFQVV from the coding sequence ATGACGGAGTTACCATTTCAACCAGCCACAACGTTGAATACTCGTCAAAATCGTGCTTTGGCATTAGCGGGTGTGTTTCAGGCCACCCAGCTAACCCATATGACAGCATTGACGGGGCAGCAAAGCATTGGTGAAAGTGGTAACTTTTATTTTGAACAGTTAATTAGAGCCAGTCTTAATATCCGTCCCGGCAGCAATCAGAATGCCCAGACGCTCGACTTTTTTAATCAACTGGCCGATATTTCCTTAGGTTTAAAAACATTAGAAAGCAGCATTATTCAACCCTTCAATACTTCACCCAAATCCAGAATTCCAAAACTTTCCAGCACTAAACTTCCCATGAGCTATGCTATGGCACTTCTTCAGTTAGAAAAGAAGGTCTATAGCAACCCCAAATTTGTTGAAATTATTGAACAGTCTCAACAGAAAATTCTCAGACAGCTCTCCTTCTTCGATAATAATTACCTGCACCCCAGCATCATTGCCAACCTTGCTCAAACCTATGTCGATACGGCCGGACAGATTAATCCGCGTATTATGGTACGTGGCAATGCCGAAGCCTTTAAAGATGCCGGACACACCAACCGCATTCGTGCGTCCTTATTTACCGGTTTGCAAATGGCGCATCTGTGGCGTCAGCTCGGTGGCAGCTCTTGGGGTATGGTATTTGGCAAACGCAAGTTGCTACAAGATATTCAGAATCTAGCGCGTTTACAGTTTCAGGTGGTTTAA